A window of Mycolicibacterium holsaticum DSM 44478 = JCM 12374 genomic DNA:
GCGCCGGCCTCGCCCGCTGACGACGGCGGCTTCACCGCCGAGAACGACGGCATCACCTACACGGTGACCGCGGACGCGTTGACCATCACCTCGGGCAATCGCGTGATCCGCGAGGAGGCCATGGTCGACTTCCACGGTTCGGCACCCGCGGGCAACCCGGGCGCGTCGCCGCAAGCCCCGGCCGCGACCCCGACACCCACGACGCCGCTCCCGCCGCCCTTACCCGCCGAGGTGGGCGGCGGCAGCAGCAGCAGCTAAGCCGCGGTAGAAACGGCTTATTCGCGGATCTCACCGCGCAGGTACTCGGCGCGGCATGCGCGCCGGGCCAGCTTGCCGCTGGTGGTCCGCGGGATCGAACCGGCAGGCACCAACCGGACGTCGGCCACCGAAAGGCCGTGCACATCGGCGACGGCCGTACGGATCGCCGCGATCGCCGCCGCCGGATCGGCACGGCGGGTACCGGATGCGCGTTCGGCGATGACCACCAGGTCGTCGTCGCGCACGGTGAATGCCGCCACGTATCCCCGCCGCACCATCGCCGAGGCCTCAGCCACCGTGTTCTCGATGTCGTGCGGATAGTGTTGGTGCCCGTCGACGACCACCAGATCCGCGCGGCGACCGGTGACGTAGAGCTCCCCGTCCAGATACGCCCCGAGATCACCGGTGCGCATCCATGCGGCGGCGCCGGGTGCACCGTCGGCGTGGCTGCCCGCCGCCAGCCGCGACCGCAGCGTGGCGTCGAACGTCTGCCGGGATTCCTCCGGGCGAGCCCAGTACCGCCGCGCGACGTTGTCGCCGTGCAACCAGATCTCACCGACCCGGCCGTCGGCGACCTCGGCGTGGCTGTCGGGGTCGACGATCACCGCCCACTGGCTGCGCGCGACCTGACCGCACGACACTTGCGGCAGCGCGTCTTTCGCATCGGCGGCTGTGCGCACCGCGCGCCCTTCGGCCAGTTGCATGCGATCGAGGTGCACGACGGTCGGTTCGGCGGTGGGCGCGATGGTCGACACGAACAGGGTCGCCTCCGCGATGCCGTAGGAGGGTTTGATCGCCGTCGTGGGTAACCCGTACGGCGCGAACGCGGCGCTGAACGTCGTGATCGCATCCATGCTGACCGGTTCCGAGCCGACGATCATCACGACGTTGCGCAGGTCGACGTGCTCGCCTGGTGTGGGCAGGCCGCGCTGCGCGGTGTACTCGTAGGCGAAGTTCGGCGCCGCGGTGACGACCCGGCCGCGCCGTGACTCGTCGGAAAGCGCACGGATCCAGCGCTCTGGTCGACGCAGGAACGCCGTTGGCGCCAGCAGCGTCGAATGACCGCCGTACACGGCCGGAAAGCCGATCATCGACAAGCCCATGTCGTGATAGAGCGGCAGCCAACTGACCCCATGAGTGTTCCGGTCCAACAGGTCGATCGACAGGATCATCTGGATCAGGTTCGTCCCGACCGCCCGGTGCGTGATCTCGACGCCGACCGGGGGCCGCGTCGATCCGGAGGTGTACTGCAGATGTGACACGTCATCGACATCCAGGTCGACCGGGATGAACGCCTCGCTCGCCGAATCGGGTACCTCGTCGACGACGATGAGTGCGGGTCGGGGCGAAAACGTGTGCTGGGCAAGGAACGCCTCGACGGCGCCGGCCGCCGCGCGCGTCGTGAGGATCACCGCTGGTCGGGCATCGCGCAGGGCGGTGTCCAAACGTGCGGCGTGACCTTGCAGTTCGGGGGCGAACAACGGCACCGCGATCATGCCGGCCTTGACCGCAGCGTAGAACCCGGCGACGTAATCGAGACCCTGTGGGGCCAGGATCGCCACCCGGTCACCCGGCGACGCGACGCGCTGCACGGCGGCGCCGATCGCCCTGATCCGACCGCCCAACTGCGCCCAGGTCAACTCGACGGGGCGGCCTTCTGCCGATCCGGTGTAGTCCAGGTACCGGTAGGCGACAGCGTCACCGACGTTGGCGATGTTGCGGTCGATGAGCGACACCAGCGTCACCCCGGGCGGCAGGACGACGTTGCCCTCGACGTCGAGGCAGTCCTCGATCTGCAGTAGACCTCTATGGTCGATAGATGCGGCCATGAGCTCGAGTCTAATTAACGTGACGCGCAGTATCACCTATCTCTACCGGGATGTGATGCAAATGCGTTCGGGCGCGGCCGATACGTCTTCAGGAAAGTGAGGAAACCATGACGCCGACCACGCCCCTGGTGCCACCGTTCACCCTGGACACTGCCACCGCGAAGGTGCGCGTCGCCGAAGATCTCTGGAACACCCGAAATCCCGAACGCGTCGCGCAGGGTTACACCCCTGACAGCTGGTGGCGTAACCGGTCGACGTTCGTGCAGGGGCGAGCGCAGATCATCGACTTTCTCACCACCAAGTGGGCGAACGAACTCGATTACCGGCTCATCAAGGAAATTTGGGCGTTCGGCGACAACCGCATCGCCGTCCGGTTCGCTTACGAGTACCACGACGACGCCGGCCAGTGGTTCCGCGCTTACGGCAACGAGAACTGGGAGTTCGAGGCCACCGGGCTGATGAGGACACGTCACGCCAGCATCAACGACGTCGCCATCACCGAGGCCGACCGGCTGTTTCACTGGGACAGGAGCGGACCGCGCCCCGCCGACCACGCAGGGCTCACCGAGCTGGGCCTGTGATCGCGACGATCACCGCGCAACCGCGTCGCCGGTAGGATTTCGCCATGGCGGAACTGGTGCAGCGCTACCTGGACCAGATTCGCACCGAACACCTCACCAACACCGACGGGGCGCTGGCCGATTACATCCCCGAACTGGCCCGGGCGGACCCCGGCGCGCTGGGCCTGTCGTTGTCTCTTGCCGACGGCTACATCTACGAATCCGGCGACTGCACAGCCGAATTCACCATCCAGTCGGTGTCCAAGCCGTTTACGTATGCGCTCGCCCTCGACCGCATCGGCCAATACGCCGTGGACGCCAAGATCGGCGTGGAGCCCTCGGGGGAGGCGTTCAACGAGATCAGCGTCGACGAAACCACCAACAGGCCGAAGAATCCGATGATCAATGCCGGTGCGATCGCCGCGGTTTCGTTGATTCCCGGTGTCAGCGCCGACGACCGGTTCGCCCAGATCCATGAGTTCTATTCGGCCTTTGCCGGCCGCGATCTCAGCGTCGACCATGACGTCTACGCCTCCGAGAAGGCCACCGGCAGCCGAAACCGTGCGATCGCCTACATGTTGCAGAGTTTCGGCGTGCTCGACGACGATCCCGATGAGATTCTTGACGTCTACTTCCGTCAGTGTTCCATCAAGGTCACGAGCACCGACCTGGCCAGGATGGCCGCCACCCTCGCCCGCGGCGGAGTCGAACCGCGGTCGGGACGTCGGGTTACCAGCGCTGCAGTGGTGCAGCGCACGCTGAGCGTGATGGTGACCTGCGGGATGTACGACGCGGCGGGGGACTGGGTCAGCGCGGTTGGCATGCCCGCCAAAAGCGGTGTCGGTGGCGGCATCACCGCAGTGTTGCCCGGGCAACTCGGAATCGGTGTCTATTCACCGCTTCTGGACGCCAAGGGAAACAGCGTGCGCGGCGTGGAGGTCTGCCGCAGCATGTCCGTGAGCCTGGGGTTGCACTTTCTGTCGGTCACGCGCGAATCACGCTCGACCATCCGTGCGGCCTACGACGCCCGACCCGGTGTTCGGGTGTACGAACTGCACGGTGATTTGTTGTTCGCCGGAGCCGAGCAGGTGCTGCGCACCATCGAGGGCGAATACAATGAGTTCGACATTGCGATCATGGAGGTGTCACGCGTCGACGACATCGACGACACAGCCCGAGGCATGCTCGCCGGTATGCGTGAATCACTCACGGCGGCAGGCAAACAGGGTTACCTGGTCGATCCCGACGACACGCTGCAGGTGCCCCGGGTGGACGGGGCCCAGGCGATCGTATTCAGCACGCTCGACGACGCGCTGAGGGCCGCACGCCAAAGTATTCCCGCCCCACAGGACTCAGACGGGTAGCGCCAGCCGGGTCGGCTCGTCGTGCCCCCGCAGTGTCACGGTGTCACCGAACGTCCAATACGCCCTTTCACTTTCGGAGGCGTTGTGAACCGTCGTCGACGACGCCAGCACGTGACAGGACTGGGTCTTGGCCAGTTCGCACAGCCGGGCCGCTTCGTTGACGGGTTCGCCGATGACGGTGTACTCGAACCGCTCTCGGGCACCGACATTGCCCGCGACTGCTTCACCCGACGCAATGCCGACGCCCGCGTCGAACTCGGGCGTCTCTTCACGGATGCGTCGCGCGATGACACGCCCGGCGGCCAACGCCGCGTCTTCTGGGCAGGGCAGATGGTTGGGAGCGCCGAACACCGCGAGCGCCCCGTCACCCTCGAACTTGTTGACGAACCCGTGATGGCGGTCGACTTCCTCGACGACCACCGCGAAGAACCGATTCAGCAGGTCGACGACCTCGGTCGCCGGCAGCCGTGTGACCAAATGTGTGGAACCGATGATGTCGACGAAGATCACCGCAACGTGGCGTTCCTCGCCGCCGAGCTTGGTGTGCTCTTTTTCGGCGGCCGCGGCAACATCGCGCCCGACGTGGCGGCCGAACAGGTCGCGCAGCCGTTCCCGCTCGCGCAGCCCACTGACCATCCTATTGAAGCCGCGCTGCAATTCACCGAGCTCGGTACCGTCGAAAACCACCAGGTTGCAGTCCAGATCGCCTCGCTCGACATGCTGCAGCGCCGAACGCACCACCCGCACGGGCGTGGCGGTCAGCCAGGACAGCAACCAGATCAGGATCAGGCCGAAGACCAGCGCCACGATCGACAAAATCATCGTCGCCACGGCAAACTGGGTGGCGGTGAGGTTGCGCAGTGACAAGGTGAACACCGCAAGAAGCAGAATGCCCAGCACCGGCACACCGGAGCCCAGCAGCCAGACCGTCAACGTCCGGCCCATGATCCCGTGCGCCAACCGCCGCGGCGGCTTGCCCGCTTCCAGGGCCTGGGCGGCAACGGGACGCAGCGCGAACTCGGTGATCAGGTAGCAGGCGGTGGCCACGACGATGCCGCTGAAACTGACGGCGAACAGAAAACGCGGGATGAACGCGGTGTCGTAGAGCCCGTACAACGTCGTCAGCAGCACGGTGCCCACACCCCACAGCAGCAGCAGCATCTTGGCCACTCGCCAGGGCGCGAAGAAGACGTTGCGTTGATCGGTGCGGGTCGGGGAATCCTCTTCGATAGCCCAGCGCAGCGAGCGGACAATGCGCACAGTGATCCAGTACGTGCCGATGATCAGGGCCAGGCCCATGTACGCCGGCGCCACTGCCCACGTCAGCCACGCTGGCGCGTCGCTGAAGATGCTGGGCACCGGAATGGCCACCGCCACCATCAAGATTCCCACGCCGATGCCAAGGATGTTGGTGAGCAGGATGAAGACCGTGAGGATGATCTGGATGCGCACCCGGCGACGTACCTGGTTCTCCGAAGACTTGCCGAGCAGCCAGGACCCGTACTCTGGGCCGTCGGGTAACCGTCCGCTCTGCCGCGTGAGGGCTTCAGCTATACGCCCCAGTCGGCGTGCGAAGGTGCTCTTCTTGTTGTTCATCCAGCCCTAGCCTAAATTGCCCGGCCCGCCCCTTAATGTGGTTCGGGTGCGTCTCGTCATCGCCCAGTGCACCGTCGACTACCTCGGACGGCTCACGGCACACCTGCCCTCGGCTCGCCGCCTGCTGCTGATCAAGGCCGACGGGTCGGTGAGCGTGCACGCCGACGACCGTGCCTACAAACCGCTGAACTGGATGAGCCCGCCCTGCCG
This region includes:
- a CDS encoding fatty acyl-AMP ligase, with amino-acid sequence MAASIDHRGLLQIEDCLDVEGNVVLPPGVTLVSLIDRNIANVGDAVAYRYLDYTGSAEGRPVELTWAQLGGRIRAIGAAVQRVASPGDRVAILAPQGLDYVAGFYAAVKAGMIAVPLFAPELQGHAARLDTALRDARPAVILTTRAAAGAVEAFLAQHTFSPRPALIVVDEVPDSASEAFIPVDLDVDDVSHLQYTSGSTRPPVGVEITHRAVGTNLIQMILSIDLLDRNTHGVSWLPLYHDMGLSMIGFPAVYGGHSTLLAPTAFLRRPERWIRALSDESRRGRVVTAAPNFAYEYTAQRGLPTPGEHVDLRNVVMIVGSEPVSMDAITTFSAAFAPYGLPTTAIKPSYGIAEATLFVSTIAPTAEPTVVHLDRMQLAEGRAVRTAADAKDALPQVSCGQVARSQWAVIVDPDSHAEVADGRVGEIWLHGDNVARRYWARPEESRQTFDATLRSRLAAGSHADGAPGAAAWMRTGDLGAYLDGELYVTGRRADLVVVDGHQHYPHDIENTVAEASAMVRRGYVAAFTVRDDDLVVIAERASGTRRADPAAAIAAIRTAVADVHGLSVADVRLVPAGSIPRTTSGKLARRACRAEYLRGEIRE
- a CDS encoding DUF1348 family protein, whose amino-acid sequence is MTPTTPLVPPFTLDTATAKVRVAEDLWNTRNPERVAQGYTPDSWWRNRSTFVQGRAQIIDFLTTKWANELDYRLIKEIWAFGDNRIAVRFAYEYHDDAGQWFRAYGNENWEFEATGLMRTRHASINDVAITEADRLFHWDRSGPRPADHAGLTELGL
- the glsA gene encoding glutaminase A, producing the protein MAELVQRYLDQIRTEHLTNTDGALADYIPELARADPGALGLSLSLADGYIYESGDCTAEFTIQSVSKPFTYALALDRIGQYAVDAKIGVEPSGEAFNEISVDETTNRPKNPMINAGAIAAVSLIPGVSADDRFAQIHEFYSAFAGRDLSVDHDVYASEKATGSRNRAIAYMLQSFGVLDDDPDEILDVYFRQCSIKVTSTDLARMAATLARGGVEPRSGRRVTSAAVVQRTLSVMVTCGMYDAAGDWVSAVGMPAKSGVGGGITAVLPGQLGIGVYSPLLDAKGNSVRGVEVCRSMSVSLGLHFLSVTRESRSTIRAAYDARPGVRVYELHGDLLFAGAEQVLRTIEGEYNEFDIAIMEVSRVDDIDDTARGMLAGMRESLTAAGKQGYLVDPDDTLQVPRVDGAQAIVFSTLDDALRAARQSIPAPQDSDG
- a CDS encoding adenylate/guanylate cyclase domain-containing protein, with the translated sequence MNNKKSTFARRLGRIAEALTRQSGRLPDGPEYGSWLLGKSSENQVRRRVRIQIILTVFILLTNILGIGVGILMVAVAIPVPSIFSDAPAWLTWAVAPAYMGLALIIGTYWITVRIVRSLRWAIEEDSPTRTDQRNVFFAPWRVAKMLLLLWGVGTVLLTTLYGLYDTAFIPRFLFAVSFSGIVVATACYLITEFALRPVAAQALEAGKPPRRLAHGIMGRTLTVWLLGSGVPVLGILLLAVFTLSLRNLTATQFAVATMILSIVALVFGLILIWLLSWLTATPVRVVRSALQHVERGDLDCNLVVFDGTELGELQRGFNRMVSGLRERERLRDLFGRHVGRDVAAAAEKEHTKLGGEERHVAVIFVDIIGSTHLVTRLPATEVVDLLNRFFAVVVEEVDRHHGFVNKFEGDGALAVFGAPNHLPCPEDAALAAGRVIARRIREETPEFDAGVGIASGEAVAGNVGARERFEYTVIGEPVNEAARLCELAKTQSCHVLASSTTVHNASESERAYWTFGDTVTLRGHDEPTRLALPV